tagaaggtcttaaaggtcccttccaacctagacaattctatgattctatgaaggagaGACCAGGCCACAGCTGCTATTCAAAGacagtatggaaaaaaattagtgCGCTTGACTTAATGCAAAATCCCGGGTAACGGCGCAGAAATGCCACACGTTTGTACAAACACAGAATTATTAGTGAACGCCTGTTGCTCTCTCCCGGCTCCCCCGAGGGGTTTGGGGTAcacctcccgccgccccggcaccCCTCCGCTCCCCCCCAGCCCGCGGAAGGACTTTtgcgggcagggggcaggcagcggGACGCCCCCGCGGCGAGGGGCGCAGGCGGCCGGGCAGCCCGCCTTGGGCGGCCGGCGCGGTGCCAagccggggcggccccgctccgccctcGCCCTCCCACGgcccggcggagcggcggcggaggcggcggcgagcgaggagcggggccggcgcggTGAGTGCTGCGTGAGGCGCCGCGGGAcatccccctccccgggccgggACACCGGGAGCGCcgcacccccctcacccccccccgctccgggGTTCCTCCGCGCCTCAGCGGGAGGTCGGGGGTGCAGTGGTAGGAccgggcgtgcggggcgcggggGTCTCCCGGGAGTCTCCCGGGGCCCCGCCCGACGGCCCGTCCTGGCTGGCGTCCCCGGGAGCGGAGCCGGCCCGTTCCCTGCCGTCCTTCATGGCCGGACCGGGCCCTGCGGCCGCCGGGCCAGCACCTTCCTGACTCTATTCCTACCGGGACGACCGCAAACGCCTTCGGGAAGGGCTCAGCCCGCCCTAAGCCTGGAAAATCGGCCACTGCACCGCGCTCCGgcggctgggggcttgggggaggagaggggggcgCTGGTCCTGTCAAGCTGAAATGGGATTAGTCTGTTTAGTCAAGTTtagctgaggggggatctgatcaatgcctatcaatacttaaagggtgggtgtcaggaggatggggccagtcttgtttcagtggtgcccagggacaggacaagagggaacgggcacaaacttgaacataagaagttccatctaaacatgaggaggaacttcttcactttgagggtggcagagccctggaacaggctgcccagggaggtggtggagtctccttctctggagacgttcaaaacccccctggacacgttcctgtgtgacctgctctgggtggacctctttggcaggggggttggacgagatgatctccagaggtcccttccaacccctgtgaaGCTGGCAGTGGGAGAGCAGTGGCCCCTTGTCTCAGCAGCCCTGGAGCCGGGGATCCCGTCTGTGCTCGGCCAGGAAAAAAAGCACCACCAGCTTTTCTGTGTCTCTGTCTTTTCTGTACCTCTGTCACTGGGGCTGTGCGTCCTGAGGAGCTGAGAGGCAGCAGGCTGCTCTCCTGGCTTTAACCCGAGATAAGAGCCTTGATTCTTTCCAGAGCTGGCGGAGCGAAGAGTTGTCGGGACACAGAAGGagaccaaggggaaaaaagcataaacttactttcagaaagcaaattgATAACTCCAAAGTTCATAGTTGACAAACTATAGCTCTGTTATGTTAAACAAGACTTTTCCTGGGATAATCTCATTCATGCTAATTACTTAATATGGTTGCATAGGTGGCAAAGGCAGAACCTGGGGGCTAAAAGATACCCTTCCACTCACATGGCCGCATTCTTAAATTATCAAGACTTTGGCCTTTAAATACTGAATATCGAACAGGAGTAACATCTGGTAGCTCTTTTGTTTAAGTGTTagcagagctgctgtgccagaAACAATGTTTTCTTGTCTTATTAATAAGATTATGTAGAAACTGAACATCCTTCTGAataacacaggaaaaacagaagaaaagttcTGCGTGTGGGAGTGAAATTCTTTAGCCAGTTCTGTCATCAAgtgggaaaacaaaatgcaatggAGCCAATCaactcctgggtttttttttttgaaaaaaaaaaaggtataatggATCACTTTATGTCCTTTTGGTTTCTCATTGTTTTTGTAGGGCATGGAGGGTCAGGAACTGCCTTATGTGCTAATTGACTGTATAGGAGGGAAGCATGGAGTATATGAGGACCACGTTGAATTTCTGGAGAAACACTTTCGTCTCATCACCATGAAAGAATATCTTGAAAACAAGAAATTTCTCAGTGAAAAGATCAGAGCGGTTTATATGTGGTATCACAAACCAGTTATTAACAAAGAGCTGCTCCAGAGCTTGCCTAACTTGAAGATAGTTGCAAGCTCTGGAGTGGGAATAGATCACCTGGACTTGAACCTCCTCTCCAGCTACGGTGTGAAACTGTCCAACACTCCATTCGTTGTTTCCACTGACACTGcagacctggggatggccttgaTGCTGGCGTCTTCCAGGAGACTTGTGGAAGGTAATAACTGAAATGGTTTTAGTCTTTTTTTGTAGGAAAGGTGGCTTTTCAAAACACGCAGTTAGGAAGTGTGTGCTGGTGCAAAGGTAAGCTTAAAagtggaaacacaggaaaaagctaAGACAAATCTGTCACGTTGACAATAACTTGCACACAGTGCTTACCATTTCCAAACAGGCGTATCAGCAAGGTAGATGGGTTCCTTTTTCGGATAGCCCTAAATTCAGGCCTCTTCTCCCTTAGCCGCTTACTCATTCTACTAATTCACTGCAGTCTTGCTTTTCAAGTTTTAATAAAAGGGGATTAAAAGGAGATATTTTCAAGGAGGCTTGAAAGCTGTCTCTGCCAAACTGACATGTATCTGAGTCATTACGAACAAGCTGTCCAGAAATCTGTCCAccatcttctgtgtttctttttcctgccaaCTTTGGTGTATCTTCAAGATGTTTGGGAATCCTATTTTGGCCTTACTGAAAGTCTTGACAGTACTACAACTGATTCATCGGTTGCACCATTCGGTGTTTACAGTGTAGGTGACATCCGTGGCGCTGCCAGTTTCATTAGCCCTGCTGATGAACCACCATGAGTAAGAAGCTGTGTTGCCGAGGTGCATTTCAGTGGCTCAATAATCTGTGCTACAGGCAGGGAAAGAGGATGGGCAGGTGTCTGACGTACACCGAAGGGAGGGAGGTTGCTGCTTTGGCCTCACCTTGCCAAAGAGGGGCTGGATATGTTTCCATCCTAAGCGAGAAAGCAAAGTCAGATGTCACCTTGCCAGTGCAGCATTATTCACTTCTTGCCCAGAAACACAATAACATTATGCTACGGCTCCTCTGCTTCTGCCTTATCTTATAATAAAAAGttaagtggaaaaaaagtaaCCAGATGCCAGGAACCAGGCAACCCTTTACatggcatttttccttcttttccctctgcCAAGGCCATCAGATGGCAGTCTCCCCCGAAACAGAGTATTTCCCTGCTGACTGGCTGGGGGCTGAGCTTTCCGGGGCCACCCTGGGGATCGTGGGAATGGGCACCATTGGCTACAAAGTGGCTGAGAGAGCCAAAGCCTTCGAAATGAAGATTTTGTACCACAACAGGAATCAGAGGTAAAGCTGTTTGCAGCTCCCTGGAACGTCTCCGTCACAGCCAGAAGCTGTGAcacaaatgtatttgttttattatttattcagtgCATTTACAGGATCCTCATTTCTTACTTTCCGTCCTCACAGGTATATTACAGGTttatttgtggatgccccatcctggaagtgttcaaggccaggctggatggggctttgagcaacctggtctagtgggagatgttcctgcccatggcaggcgggttggaactgcatggtctttaaggtcccttccaactctaaccattctatgattcatgattctatgattactgcaCATTTGTTTATAGTGCATTTGGTATTGCGGGAAACAGcttaacatttttcttccccGAGTTTCAGTCAGATAACTAGCTAAGTGCTTTGCAGTATAGAGTGAAGAAAACAATTAAGAAACCTTTTCTCTAATGGTGATTTGACCTTTTTCTTGTTGCTTACTACTGCAGTTTAATTTTGGGTTCTTCCCCTCAGGAACAAGGAAGAGGAAAGTGCCGTTGGAGCTATTTACTGTAAGAAGATAGATGATTTGCTCCACCAGTCTGATTTTGTGTTGCTGTCTGTGAACCTGACTCCACAGACACACAAACTGATTGGGAAGAGAGAGCTGGAGCTGATGAAACCCACTGCTACTCTCATTAATATCAGCAGAGGTAAGGTGCAGAATAACCAAAACTGCATTATGGTTTCCTGACATAAAAAGTCCTGAGAAAACCCAACCTGTCACTCTAAAGTTTTCAGTAAATTCTCTACTATTTAGATGTCCATGGTCATACCTCAGCAAAACATTTAAGCATTTCCGCAATTGTGAGCAAGTAGATCTCTAAAATGTTAGTGAGCTTGGAGTGTCAGGAGTCCATGTATATTTGTATAACCTCCTACttaagccttttatttatttagggcAGTGTTGTTGCTAATGTACATCAAGGTGGCACAGCCCACCCTGAAGTCTGGCCCTGTACTTTGTTTTATGGTGTACGTACTGCCTTTCAAAATTCCTGGCTGTCCAACTCTGATGCACCCATCCAAGCTTTCTCCCCCCGCTTCACCaccctctctctctgctgctgcttctgcattgTGACCATCGCTAGCCCTGCCATTTGCCTGACCACTGTCCCCAAGAGGATGGTGAGAGAGCAGTAAGGAGTATGAAAATAAGGGTGTCCTTCTTACTGTAACCCAGGTCTGGTTGTGGATCAGGATGCTTTGGTGGAAGCCCTTCAGAACAAAGTTATTAAGGCAGCTGCTCTGGATGTGACCTATCCTGAACCTTTGCCAAGGTAGGACATATATTTAAGTTAAATATAAACGAGTGTGCATGGGTGTGGTTCAAACTAAGTACAGGTTTGTGAGCATGTGAGAAGTTACATGATTTTGTTAGTAGGAGTACATGATGTATGTGCACTAGTCCTACTGAAATGATGTCCCCAACCCTTCTGTCCTAGCCAAACGAAATTCACAGTGACTCATTTGGAGGACTTGTTGCGTAAATAAACCACAAGCTAGGCAGGAGTTTCAACTCCTCTGAGTATGCTTGGATCATGCAattagtttttaattattattttaagtatttctctGGCTGCCTTCAGGTGACGAAATAACAGATTGTCTGTGAGTGACTAGctcagtatttcttttcctttcccagggaTCACCCTTTGTTAAAGCTGAAGGATGTTATAATAACTCCTCACATTGGAAGTGCCACCAAAAAGACACGCCGCCTTATGATGGAAAACATGGTGGAAAGCATACAAGCGGGTCTTACAGGTCTTCCTATCCCTAATGAAGTATCACTGTAAAACGGCCCGCATTTAATGTGAATGCCTTTAGTGTTTATCCTGGAGTGAGGAAACAGTAATTTGATCGCTCTTCAAGTAATTAACCCATGTGTGCTATACGGATAAAATGTGTAAGTATAATACATgggtttaatttatttaaatgaccaGAAGCGATTCTGTGTGGAAAACTGCAGTATTTTGTCATGAACTTGCATCTTGTGTCGGTGTATTTGATTTTGCTCGCCTCCTCTTAAAATTgcccatcaacccagcactgaatCATATTTGAGGCCACAGTCGGTGCATTGGACCGGCTGTTCctgatcacggaatcacagatttgtcagagttggaagggacctctagagatcatctagtccaactcccctgcatctagtccaactcctctgatGCTGCAGGAAAAGGGGTAGTGCTTTTGTGGAACCATGTTTACTTTCGCTTCCAAGAGAACTCACTGGTGCAGACAGAAGTGCCTGTGCATAGGTATCTTTGCACGGGGCTTGCCTGTCTCTGTGTAAGCGTAGTCCACCAGCTTGGTGGTGTTGATGGActagaagctcaacataagccagcaatgtgcactcacagcccagaaagccaaccgtatcctgggctgcatcaaagaagcgtggccagcagggcgagggaggtgattctgcctgtctgctctgctctggtgggaccccacctggagtattgcatccagctctggagcccccaacataagaaggacctgttggagcaagtccaatggagggccatgaagatgaccagagggctggagcacctctcctatgaagacaggtggagagagctggggctgttcagcctggagaagagaaggctctttatagaagaagaagaaggagaccttatagccccttccagtacctaaagggggcctacaggagagatggggagggactctctacCAGAGAgtgagtggagtgataggacaaggggtaacagttttaaactgaaagaggggagatttagattagatatcaggaagaaattctttactgtgagggtggtgagacactggaacaggttgcccagagaagctgtggatgccccatccctggaggtgttcaagggcaggctggatggggctttgagcaacctggtctggtgggaggtgtcccccttgtctgtggcaggggggttggaactggatgatctttaaggtcccttccaacccaaaccattctatggttctgtgatccCTTGATGCACTTCAACCAGCTCGGGCCCAGAGACTTCCCCGGTCTCGCCTCACGCTTGTGCCCGAgggcagccctccctccctccctcccggggcCGCCGTGGCCCTTACCGCCGCCTCCGCCGGGGCGCCGCAGGCCcgggccgccgcgccgccagggggAGCCGGCGCCGCCGTAACCGCCGCGCCGCGGGGAGCTCCGAGCCTCCAGGGCCGTGCCGGGTCgttggggcagcatgtggggcgcCCGGGCGGCGGCAGTGCCGCGGTGGTGCCGGGCGCTGCGCAGCTCCGCCGCCCTGAGCGACTCCAGGAACCTGCTGAAGAAAATGATGCGTAAAAAAAGGTAggtttgcggggggggggggctggccgggccggggccggggccggggccggggccgggcctcGCTCCGGGCTGAGGCGGCCGGGACCGGCCGGGCTGCCGGGCCTGCCCTGGTGCGGGCCGGCTGAGGCCTGGCCAGCGTGCCCCAGGCGGGCGGTAGCCGGGGGGTGGTCTGCGGGCGCCGGGCGCGGTTGTGTGAGAGGGGTCCCACCTCCGGTGGCCGTGGGGCTCCGGTAGCGGTGCTTGCGTGCCCCGCTCTCTCCTCCCGGTGCAGCCCCCGCCGTGGGCGGGAAGCGCCGCTCCCCGCATCGCTGGGGTAAAAGCATTTCGGACACGGAAAACCCGGGCGTTGTGGCTGGGCCTGCGGGCGGGCGGGGTTTTCCTTACAGAGGGAACCCCTTTGTTTCTCTCAGCTGCTGAGAGGTAAcagctcctttcctttcctttctccaaaaGGAAGAAGTTTTGGTATGACAGCCCGACCTTGGGGTCTAAAATGGTAAGGCGCTGGGTTTATCTGTGCCAGGAGGCACAAGCTTGTGCTTCTGCCTTTATGTCTAACTTTGGGAAACGCGTTTTCCGGTGGAGAAATAGCAGAACTTTTTGTGAATGAACACTAGGGTCCAGTTTCACGGTGCCATGCCGGGATTGCTGTCAAGAGAAGCCGTTTGGCTCCCTATGGCTGTTTCTTCTTCCCTGATCTTTCATCCGCGCCAGCACCAAGGCTCTCCTGCACGCTCTTGAGCCCATAGCAGAGAACTGATCCAGATTGAGGCTTCTGTATACCAGCCTAGTTTTACTTTTATGGAAAACAAgcttttgaagtttgtttttcaAGCGAGCGATGCTGTGCAGTTAATGCATGCTGTATTTTAGGAAACGGATTTATTGAGCTGTATAACTCGCTACAAAATTATGAACTCGGGAATCTTGGCTGTAATACGTGAGGGTTAAAGGTTTTGTGAACATAAATATTCTTTATTGAAACACCTGATACATAAGACCTATATAAATCCATTGCAGCTGCAATAATGGCATTCTAAGAGCGTACTTAGTAGAGTGCACAAAACTTTATGTAATtgcctaatcatagaatcatagaatcgtctaggttagaagggacctttcagatcatctagtccaaccatcagcctaactctgacaaaaaaccatcactaaaccatgtcactaagcgctacTGATTAatgtgttgtttgggttttttatttttttttaaagatgtataaACCAACCAAGTTGGACTCTGTCATGAAAGTTGAGCAGGCAAAAACTAGGAAAGAAGATAACATACGCTGCAGAGTCTTGAACGGTCTTATTCACAAAGCTGTGGCAGAGATGGTGACCACCTGTGAAGTTAATCAAGAACTTTATGATCTCAAGCTGGAAATCTGCAAGGCAAGTGCCCAAGCTACAGCAATGTGTTGAGCCGCTCTGACTGCGCCTTGAGGTCAGTGCAGCACGCTAAAGGACCTTCCCTGGGTGTTGTGATGAGTGCAGGAGGAATTTTACTGCATTGCTCCTGATGGGGCACAGCAGAGCAAGATGAGGCTCTGGATTCACCTGGTACGCTAGGAGAACTTTGCCGCTGCTGTCCCTGGCTTAGTAGACCTTTGCCACTATAATGCAAATGCAACTTAGGCCAACTCAATGGTGATTCTCCTGGTatgactttcttttttgttacttCAGAAGGAGGAGCCTGGTCTTACCAACGTAAGTGTATCTTTCCAGGAGTCTTTTCTTCCTGGAGCTGTGGGAGAGTTAATACCTCCTTGTGTCCCTCAACAGCATCCTTACACAGGCAGAAGACCTAAGTGGGACATGAGCTTAGTTGAAAAAAAGGCAAGCCTTTCAATAGTTCAAGAAAATGGCATTGGCAAGCAAGGTTCCAGAAAGAACTGGAATTTGTACCTAGTTGTAGCTAGTGTTCTCATAATTCGTGGGTTTGAAAGGGATGTTGAAGCTCCGATTCAGGAACTAAGTCAGTCTCCATATTCTTGTTTGTTATATGTAGTTTTTTCTTCTACGTTTGCTGTTTTGTTAGGATTAAATGATACCAGAATTCATTCTGTCTTTAGGCAAGTGATTGAAATGACATGGTCAAGCTGAATATTTTGGTTCTATATGTGCAGTACCCTTCATatagaccttctctctctctcttgggCTTTGAGGATCGCTTGTCTAACTTGGGTGGCATGTCTGCACATAAAAATACTGGCTGATGCAGGCAAGCCACAGCACTATCAGGAGGCATTGctgtaaatgaaacaaaacatgagagagggaaagaaacagcCTTCTTCCAAATATAGTACAGATTTTCTTATAACTATGTGGTGCCTAGTGCTCGGTCTGCACTGGGACATGGCTGAGACTCAGTCCTGATTTACTCTTGAGCTGATTCTGGTCTGATATCATTACTTCCGTTATCAAAAGAAATCTAGTAGGCTTTTTGCAGTCCAtcagaatttgggttttttttggtatcaaGAGTTAAAATCATATAATAGTAATACAGATAAGAATCATGCTTCAGGCCTGGTACATCAAACTTTTATCCACTCGGTAACATTGCTCATGCGATGATGAAGAAATGGCTTGTGTTAGAGAGGGTTGTTTATGTGCTTACA
The nucleotide sequence above comes from Numenius arquata chromosome 4, bNumArq3.hap1.1, whole genome shotgun sequence. Encoded proteins:
- the LOC141463700 gene encoding probable 2-ketogluconate reductase, with protein sequence MEGQELPYVLIDCIGGKHGVYEDHVEFLEKHFRLITMKEYLENKKFLSEKIRAVYMWYHKPVINKELLQSLPNLKIVASSGVGIDHLDLNLLSSYGVKLSNTPFVVSTDTADLGMALMLASSRRLVEGHQMAVSPETEYFPADWLGAELSGATLGIVGMGTIGYKVAERAKAFEMKILYHNRNQRNKEEESAVGAIYCKKIDDLLHQSDFVLLSVNLTPQTHKLIGKRELELMKPTATLINISRGLVVDQDALVEALQNKVIKAAALDVTYPEPLPRDHPLLKLKDVIITPHIGSATKKTRRLMMENMVESIQAGLTGLPIPNEVSL